A part of Desulfomicrobium macestii genomic DNA contains:
- a CDS encoding integration host factor subunit alpha codes for MSNNTLTKAEIVDNIYEKSERNRAEVKAQVETMLDIMKEAVKKDHSLLISGFGKFEAYEKDARKGRNPQTSESIILSERKVVVFRISRKLRAELNPQ; via the coding sequence ATGAGCAACAATACGCTGACGAAAGCAGAAATTGTCGACAACATTTACGAAAAGTCGGAGCGCAATCGTGCCGAGGTCAAGGCGCAGGTTGAAACCATGCTCGACATCATGAAGGAAGCGGTCAAGAAAGACCACTCCCTTCTCATCAGCGGATTCGGCAAGTTCGAAGCCTACGAAAAAGACGCGCGCAAGGGCCGCAACCCCCAGACCAGCGAATCCATAATCCTGTCCGAGCGCAAGGTTGTGGTCTTCCGCATTTCGCGTAAGCTGCGAGCCGAGCTCAATCCGCAATAA